The Melospiza georgiana isolate bMelGeo1 chromosome Z, bMelGeo1.pri, whole genome shotgun sequence genome contains a region encoding:
- the RMI1 gene encoding recQ-mediated genome instability protein 1, with protein MSTSSIVARVETWLSSTWHVKVPLTWLEACINWIQEENSGSNLSQAQINKQVFEQWLLTDLRDLEYPILPNCILNTPKGELSGCFSVQIDSLVDVSQPAYSQLQKLRGKSTVNEEVTASTQTFQKPWEAKPTRMLMLQLTDGVHQIQGMEYQPVPVLCSSLPPGTKITVQGNIVYRLGVLLLKPENVKLLGGEVDSLLEDYCQERVLARLIGEAENPNSVGQAGHEQIFSRPVDELEQTLGPSDEELLASLDENNEFTLNNRTSLESGYCSRSNNFNTASGSLSAHNGNVLLQKSGSPLPQSNEQVSPPMEYADGFLNDFPLEDDFLLEEEMQREMEDVPPVEMNGNMGLITGRLPHTSRNSCSSSLNSTGEEDHVNERDKPREAIGNEKNMKRTTFDEDGNNVSNILPHKGLHQTCSSSAFSLETPPEEEQNYTDLDESRCKHQHTSDSRVLNDDPVFSLKMDPEGDQQRHDSQTFPCKAVETHLDLDSPPFTYISLLLAKNPETVTILKVKCFIVTLTGNLTKSNGSWGIKAKISDGSAYLEVDFADDILTSFIGFSVPEINKLKKDPALRLKLKDGLEKCQKQLIDLCCLMTIEFNPFQSKATVLILQDPDARHLEQLKKRLNK; from the coding sequence ATGTCTACATCTAGCATTGTAGCAAGAGTGGAAACCTGGCTTTCATCCACATGGCACGTGAAAGTTCCTTTAACATGGCTGGAAGCATGTATTAATTGGATCCAGGAAGAAAACAGTGGTAGTAATTTAAGTCAAGCTCAGATTAACAAGCAGGTATTTGAGCAATGGCTTCTTACTGATCTGAGAGACTTGGAATATCCCATTTTGCCTAACTGCATCTTGAATACTCCCAAGGGAGAGTTATCAGGCTGCTTCTCGGTACAGATTGATTCACTGGTGGATGTTAGCCAGCCAGCATATTCTCAGTTGCAGAAGCTAAGAGGGAAAAGCACTGTAAATGAAGAAGTGACAGCCAGTACTCAGACATTTCAGAAGCCCTGGGAAGCAAAGCCGACTCGAATGCTGATGCTACAATTAACAGATGGCGTACATCAAATTCAGGGCATGGAGTATCAACCAGTGCCCGTTCTCTGCAGTAGTCTTCCTCCTGGAACAAAAATCACTGTACAGGGCAATATTGTATATCGTCTCGGAGTTCTTCTGCTTAAACCAGAAAATGTGAAACTGTTGGGCGGTGAAGTTGATAGTCTTCTTGAGGATTATTGTCAGGAAAGAGTCCTTGCTAGATTAATTGGAGAAGCTGAAAATCCTAATTCTGTTGGACAAGCTGGACATGAACAGATTTTTTCAAGGCCTGTGGATGAGTTAGAACAAACTCTTGGCCCTTCAGATGAAGAGCTTTTAGCCAGCCTTgatgaaaataatgaatttaCTTTAAACAACAGAACATCTTTAGAAAGTGGATACTGTAGTAGAAGCAACAATTTTAATACTGCCTCAGGTTCACTGAGTGCACATAATGGAAATGTTTTGCTACAAAAATCTGGGAGTCCTTTGCCTCAGTCAAATGAACAAGTTTCACCTCCCATGGAATATGCTGATGGCTTTTTAAATGACTTTCCTTTAGAAGATGACTTTCTTCTGGAAGAAGAGATGCAAAGAGAGATGGAAGATGTGCCACCAGTGGAGATGAACGGAAACATGGGTTTAATTACTGGCAGACTTCCACATACATCTAGAAACTCCTGCAGTTCATCTTTAAATAGCACTGGTGAAGAAGACCATGTGAATGAAAGAGATAAGCCCAGGGAAGCTATCGGCAatgaaaagaacatgaaaagaACGACATTTGATGAAGATGGAAATAACGTTAGTAACATTTTGCCGCACAAGGGCTTACATCAGACCTGCAGTTCATCAGCATTTTCTCTGGAAACTCCTCCTGAAGAGGAGCAGAATTATACAGACCTAGATGAGAGCAGATGTAAACACCAACACACTTCTGACAGCAGGGTATTAAATGATGATCCtgtattttccttaaaaatggATCCAGAAGGAGATCAGCAAAGACATGATTCACAGACCTTTCCTTGCAAGGCAGTAGAGACACATTTAGATTTAGATTCTCCACCTTTCACATATATTTCCCTTCTCCTtgcaaaaaacccagaaactgTTACAATTCTGAAAGTTAAATGTTTTATTGTCACTCTCACCGGAAACCTCACAAAAAGCAATGGGTCCTGGGGTATAAAGGCAAAAATTTCTGATGGTTCTGCTTATCTTGAAGTAGATTTTGCTGATGATATTCTAACAAGTTTCATTGGCTTTTCAGTGCCTGAAATTAATAAGCTGAAAAAGGATCCTGCTTTACGTCTAAAACTTAAGGATGGTTTAGAGAAATGTCAAAAACAGCTGATAGATCTTTGTTGTTTGATGACCATTGAGTTTAATCCATTTCAGTCTAAAGCTACTGTATTAATTCTCCAGGATCCTGATGCTAGGCATCTAGAACAATTGAAGAAACGTTTGAATAAATAA
- the HNRNPK gene encoding heterogeneous nuclear ribonucleoprotein K isoform X1 translates to METEQQEETFTNTETNDLSTGKRPAEDMEEEQAFKRSRNTDEMVELRILLQSKNAGAVIGKGGKNIKALRTDYNASVSVPDSSGPERILSISADIETIGEILKKIIPTLEEYQHYKGSDFDCELRLLIHQSLAGGIIGVKGAKIKELRENTQTTIKLFQECCPHSTDRVVLIGGKPDRVVECIKIILDLISESPIKGRAQPYDPNFYDETYDYGGFTMMFDDRRGRPVGFPMRGRGGFDRMPPGRGGRPMPPSRRDYDDMSPRRGPPPPPPGRGVRGGSRARNLPLPPPPPPRGGDLMSYDRRGRPGDRYDGMMMQCHVDACDDMQPPELFEGGSGYDYSYAGGRGSYGDLGGPIITTQVTIPKDLAGSIIGKGGQRIKQIRHESGASIKIDEPLEGSEDRIITITGTQDQIQNAQYLLQNSVKQYADVEGF, encoded by the exons atggAGACTGAACAACAGGAGGAGACCTTTACCAACACAGAGACAAAT GACCTCTCTACAGGCAAACGTCCTGCAGAAGATATGGAGGAAGAGCAGGCCTTCAAAAGATCTCGGAACACTGATGAGATGGTTGAACTGCGCATCTTGCTTCAGAGCAAA AATGCTGGAGCAGTGATTGGAAAAGGTGGCAAAAATATTAAAGCACTTCGTACAGAC TACAATGCCAGTGTTTCAGTCCCAGACAGCAGTGGCCCCGAGCG CATCTTGAGTATAAGTGCAGATATAGAGACAATTGGAGAAATCTTGAAGAAGATTATCCCTACTTTAGAAGAG TATCAACACTACAAAGGCAGTGACTTCGACTGCGAACTTCGGCTCCTTATTCACCAGAGTCTGGCAGGAGGCATTATTGGTGTCAAGGGTGCTAAAATTAAAGAACTCAGAGAG aaCACTCAGACCACCATTAAGCTCTTTCAGGAGTGTTGTCCTCATTCGACTGACAGAGTGGTGCTTATTGGTGGAAAACCTGATAGAGTTGTTGAGTGCATCAAGATTATCTTGGATCTTATCTCTGAG TCTCCAATTAAAGGACGGGCCCAGCCTTACGATCCCAATTTCTATGATGAAACGTATGACTATGGTGGCTTCACAATGATGTTTGATGATAGAAGGGGACGGCCAGTGGGCTTTCCAATGCGTGGAAGAGGAGGTTTTGATCGAATGCCCCCTGGTCGTGGTGGACGACCTATGCCTCCCTCAAGAAGAGATTATGATGATATGAGCCCTCGCAGAGGACCTCCACCACCTCCACCAGGTCGTGGTGTTagaggtggcagcagagctCGTAATCTTCCGCTTCCTCCTCCACCACCTCCTCGTGGCGG agATCTAATGTCCTATGACCGAAGGGGCAGACCAGGAGACCGTTACGATGGCATG ATGATGCAGTGTCATGTGGATGCCTGTGATGACATGCAGCCACCAGAGTTG TTTGAGGGTGGCTCTGGTTATG ATTATTCTTACGCAGGGGGGCGCGGTTCATATGGAGATCTTGGTGGACCCATCATCACAACACAAGTAACGATTCCCAAAGAT TTGGCAGGATCTATTATTGGAAAGGGAGGCCAGAGAATCAAACAAATACGTCATGAGTCAGGAGCTTCGATCAAAATTGATGAACCACTAGAAGGCTCAGAAGATCGGATAATAACTATTACAGGAACACAGGACCAGATACAAAATGCACAGTATTTGCTGCAGAACAG tGTGAAGCAGTATGCAGATGTTGAAGGATTCTAA
- the HNRNPK gene encoding heterogeneous nuclear ribonucleoprotein K isoform X3 has product METEQQEETFTNTETNGKRPAEDMEEEQAFKRSRNTDEMVELRILLQSKNAGAVIGKGGKNIKALRTDYNASVSVPDSSGPERILSISADIETIGEILKKIIPTLEEYQHYKGSDFDCELRLLIHQSLAGGIIGVKGAKIKELRENTQTTIKLFQECCPHSTDRVVLIGGKPDRVVECIKIILDLISESPIKGRAQPYDPNFYDETYDYGGFTMMFDDRRGRPVGFPMRGRGGFDRMPPGRGGRPMPPSRRDYDDMSPRRGPPPPPPGRGVRGGSRARNLPLPPPPPPRGGDLMSYDRRGRPGDRYDGMMMQCHVDACDDMQPPELFEGGSGYDYSYAGGRGSYGDLGGPIITTQVTIPKDLAGSIIGKGGQRIKQIRHESGASIKIDEPLEGSEDRIITITGTQDQIQNAQYLLQNSVKQYADVEGF; this is encoded by the exons atggAGACTGAACAACAGGAGGAGACCTTTACCAACACAGAGACAAATG GCAAACGTCCTGCAGAAGATATGGAGGAAGAGCAGGCCTTCAAAAGATCTCGGAACACTGATGAGATGGTTGAACTGCGCATCTTGCTTCAGAGCAAA AATGCTGGAGCAGTGATTGGAAAAGGTGGCAAAAATATTAAAGCACTTCGTACAGAC TACAATGCCAGTGTTTCAGTCCCAGACAGCAGTGGCCCCGAGCG CATCTTGAGTATAAGTGCAGATATAGAGACAATTGGAGAAATCTTGAAGAAGATTATCCCTACTTTAGAAGAG TATCAACACTACAAAGGCAGTGACTTCGACTGCGAACTTCGGCTCCTTATTCACCAGAGTCTGGCAGGAGGCATTATTGGTGTCAAGGGTGCTAAAATTAAAGAACTCAGAGAG aaCACTCAGACCACCATTAAGCTCTTTCAGGAGTGTTGTCCTCATTCGACTGACAGAGTGGTGCTTATTGGTGGAAAACCTGATAGAGTTGTTGAGTGCATCAAGATTATCTTGGATCTTATCTCTGAG TCTCCAATTAAAGGACGGGCCCAGCCTTACGATCCCAATTTCTATGATGAAACGTATGACTATGGTGGCTTCACAATGATGTTTGATGATAGAAGGGGACGGCCAGTGGGCTTTCCAATGCGTGGAAGAGGAGGTTTTGATCGAATGCCCCCTGGTCGTGGTGGACGACCTATGCCTCCCTCAAGAAGAGATTATGATGATATGAGCCCTCGCAGAGGACCTCCACCACCTCCACCAGGTCGTGGTGTTagaggtggcagcagagctCGTAATCTTCCGCTTCCTCCTCCACCACCTCCTCGTGGCGG agATCTAATGTCCTATGACCGAAGGGGCAGACCAGGAGACCGTTACGATGGCATG ATGATGCAGTGTCATGTGGATGCCTGTGATGACATGCAGCCACCAGAGTTG TTTGAGGGTGGCTCTGGTTATG ATTATTCTTACGCAGGGGGGCGCGGTTCATATGGAGATCTTGGTGGACCCATCATCACAACACAAGTAACGATTCCCAAAGAT TTGGCAGGATCTATTATTGGAAAGGGAGGCCAGAGAATCAAACAAATACGTCATGAGTCAGGAGCTTCGATCAAAATTGATGAACCACTAGAAGGCTCAGAAGATCGGATAATAACTATTACAGGAACACAGGACCAGATACAAAATGCACAGTATTTGCTGCAGAACAG tGTGAAGCAGTATGCAGATGTTGAAGGATTCTAA
- the HNRNPK gene encoding heterogeneous nuclear ribonucleoprotein K isoform X4 — translation METEQQEETFTNTETNGKRPAEDMEEEQAFKRSRNTDEMVELRILLQSKNAGAVIGKGGKNIKALRTDYNASVSVPDSSGPERILSISADIETIGEILKKIIPTLEEYQHYKGSDFDCELRLLIHQSLAGGIIGVKGAKIKELRENTQTTIKLFQECCPHSTDRVVLIGGKPDRVVECIKIILDLISESPIKGRAQPYDPNFYDETYDYGGFTMMFDDRRGRPVGFPMRGRGGFDRMPPGRGGRPMPPSRRDYDDMSPRRGPPPPPPGRGVRGGSRARNLPLPPPPPPRGGDLMSYDRRGRPGDRYDGMMMQCHVDACDDMQPPELFEGGSGYDYSYAGGRGSYGDLGGPIITTQVTIPKDLAGSIIGKGGQRIKQIRHESGASIKIDEPLEGSEDRIITITGTQDQIQNAQYLLQNSVKQYSGKFF, via the exons atggAGACTGAACAACAGGAGGAGACCTTTACCAACACAGAGACAAATG GCAAACGTCCTGCAGAAGATATGGAGGAAGAGCAGGCCTTCAAAAGATCTCGGAACACTGATGAGATGGTTGAACTGCGCATCTTGCTTCAGAGCAAA AATGCTGGAGCAGTGATTGGAAAAGGTGGCAAAAATATTAAAGCACTTCGTACAGAC TACAATGCCAGTGTTTCAGTCCCAGACAGCAGTGGCCCCGAGCG CATCTTGAGTATAAGTGCAGATATAGAGACAATTGGAGAAATCTTGAAGAAGATTATCCCTACTTTAGAAGAG TATCAACACTACAAAGGCAGTGACTTCGACTGCGAACTTCGGCTCCTTATTCACCAGAGTCTGGCAGGAGGCATTATTGGTGTCAAGGGTGCTAAAATTAAAGAACTCAGAGAG aaCACTCAGACCACCATTAAGCTCTTTCAGGAGTGTTGTCCTCATTCGACTGACAGAGTGGTGCTTATTGGTGGAAAACCTGATAGAGTTGTTGAGTGCATCAAGATTATCTTGGATCTTATCTCTGAG TCTCCAATTAAAGGACGGGCCCAGCCTTACGATCCCAATTTCTATGATGAAACGTATGACTATGGTGGCTTCACAATGATGTTTGATGATAGAAGGGGACGGCCAGTGGGCTTTCCAATGCGTGGAAGAGGAGGTTTTGATCGAATGCCCCCTGGTCGTGGTGGACGACCTATGCCTCCCTCAAGAAGAGATTATGATGATATGAGCCCTCGCAGAGGACCTCCACCACCTCCACCAGGTCGTGGTGTTagaggtggcagcagagctCGTAATCTTCCGCTTCCTCCTCCACCACCTCCTCGTGGCGG agATCTAATGTCCTATGACCGAAGGGGCAGACCAGGAGACCGTTACGATGGCATG ATGATGCAGTGTCATGTGGATGCCTGTGATGACATGCAGCCACCAGAGTTG TTTGAGGGTGGCTCTGGTTATG ATTATTCTTACGCAGGGGGGCGCGGTTCATATGGAGATCTTGGTGGACCCATCATCACAACACAAGTAACGATTCCCAAAGAT TTGGCAGGATCTATTATTGGAAAGGGAGGCCAGAGAATCAAACAAATACGTCATGAGTCAGGAGCTTCGATCAAAATTGATGAACCACTAGAAGGCTCAGAAGATCGGATAATAACTATTACAGGAACACAGGACCAGATACAAAATGCACAGTATTTGCTGCAGAACAG tGTGAAGCAGTATTCTGGAAAGTTTTTCTAA
- the HNRNPK gene encoding heterogeneous nuclear ribonucleoprotein K isoform X2, translating into METEQQEETFTNTETNDLSTGKRPAEDMEEEQAFKRSRNTDEMVELRILLQSKNAGAVIGKGGKNIKALRTDYNASVSVPDSSGPERILSISADIETIGEILKKIIPTLEEYQHYKGSDFDCELRLLIHQSLAGGIIGVKGAKIKELRENTQTTIKLFQECCPHSTDRVVLIGGKPDRVVECIKIILDLISESPIKGRAQPYDPNFYDETYDYGGFTMMFDDRRGRPVGFPMRGRGGFDRMPPGRGGRPMPPSRRDYDDMSPRRGPPPPPPGRGVRGGSRARNLPLPPPPPPRGGDLMSYDRRGRPGDRYDGMMMQCHVDACDDMQPPELFEGGSGYDYSYAGGRGSYGDLGGPIITTQVTIPKDLAGSIIGKGGQRIKQIRHESGASIKIDEPLEGSEDRIITITGTQDQIQNAQYLLQNSVKQYSGKFF; encoded by the exons atggAGACTGAACAACAGGAGGAGACCTTTACCAACACAGAGACAAAT GACCTCTCTACAGGCAAACGTCCTGCAGAAGATATGGAGGAAGAGCAGGCCTTCAAAAGATCTCGGAACACTGATGAGATGGTTGAACTGCGCATCTTGCTTCAGAGCAAA AATGCTGGAGCAGTGATTGGAAAAGGTGGCAAAAATATTAAAGCACTTCGTACAGAC TACAATGCCAGTGTTTCAGTCCCAGACAGCAGTGGCCCCGAGCG CATCTTGAGTATAAGTGCAGATATAGAGACAATTGGAGAAATCTTGAAGAAGATTATCCCTACTTTAGAAGAG TATCAACACTACAAAGGCAGTGACTTCGACTGCGAACTTCGGCTCCTTATTCACCAGAGTCTGGCAGGAGGCATTATTGGTGTCAAGGGTGCTAAAATTAAAGAACTCAGAGAG aaCACTCAGACCACCATTAAGCTCTTTCAGGAGTGTTGTCCTCATTCGACTGACAGAGTGGTGCTTATTGGTGGAAAACCTGATAGAGTTGTTGAGTGCATCAAGATTATCTTGGATCTTATCTCTGAG TCTCCAATTAAAGGACGGGCCCAGCCTTACGATCCCAATTTCTATGATGAAACGTATGACTATGGTGGCTTCACAATGATGTTTGATGATAGAAGGGGACGGCCAGTGGGCTTTCCAATGCGTGGAAGAGGAGGTTTTGATCGAATGCCCCCTGGTCGTGGTGGACGACCTATGCCTCCCTCAAGAAGAGATTATGATGATATGAGCCCTCGCAGAGGACCTCCACCACCTCCACCAGGTCGTGGTGTTagaggtggcagcagagctCGTAATCTTCCGCTTCCTCCTCCACCACCTCCTCGTGGCGG agATCTAATGTCCTATGACCGAAGGGGCAGACCAGGAGACCGTTACGATGGCATG ATGATGCAGTGTCATGTGGATGCCTGTGATGACATGCAGCCACCAGAGTTG TTTGAGGGTGGCTCTGGTTATG ATTATTCTTACGCAGGGGGGCGCGGTTCATATGGAGATCTTGGTGGACCCATCATCACAACACAAGTAACGATTCCCAAAGAT TTGGCAGGATCTATTATTGGAAAGGGAGGCCAGAGAATCAAACAAATACGTCATGAGTCAGGAGCTTCGATCAAAATTGATGAACCACTAGAAGGCTCAGAAGATCGGATAATAACTATTACAGGAACACAGGACCAGATACAAAATGCACAGTATTTGCTGCAGAACAG tGTGAAGCAGTATTCTGGAAAGTTTTTCTAA